Proteins from a single region of Scatophagus argus isolate fScaArg1 chromosome 23, fScaArg1.pri, whole genome shotgun sequence:
- the spag17 gene encoding sperm-associated antigen 17 isoform X3, whose amino-acid sequence MPPKAAKKGSAKKPSAPGAAVPAKNWESGLTKAPFEEESWKACVSWVVAQSPEDEELVRVLTLAVQQPLRKLFSFLTCDDTLAKIHDLGNPKAKKPDDIPMFYEVTESAKALLDGGHEIPCELMAKVLKFQLLQLKANDEKRREAEQEEKAKGGPLSASKDKGKTKVSDKKGKNPSSPGGLSKEKKTKLKRRDEDVEPPNFRDDEPEDGPQHYILVLGFYQPHLIAALDAIGVHVANVIELCSKHTHTSEGQQDQRYCGSREQSLRASPVLDAAESNGGAQARKLALFWSGLRPVLDSGSLESKLHDVVQLRFAFPHSSSPVHTQDPEAELEMGIQIFEGVASLIYDCLDWRRQHQHYLNHLRLIGVPTVVRLDPEVVPTPLPMTSSSKKSSHEENPPNDKETKQPLQQPFLSTDVDMHYYSNLLDLVPPEACSVPLILHCMLEQVAISTEQSSTTLSHSIEEPKSRSGPGLDHQLVSFMLQSFLPLVHTKEERSHMLNSLLTTARNDEDVKPIPTSSTVIFRVLPLQQIRQRVCSDVLRRGRATRLPQYNRLVETFGAEETQKKSEQPLVIRHHNERALRLRDINVASGFDPAEVELSMMKLSPLWELIHSGPQQRNSNSQWMAVKQQLQHYCTDDVVSWLEVERLFHQSVFESMPLTTLDQRGALLNTPGLLGTLDSAQQQTPTVIPWDNPLLYAKEQLNNLRTKGQTFLTEDPDNTEISGRVCGQLDLNDIQSCRLRSLFDWHYVEHHDASVFPQVLQLASEDYRCLDTFRGSRNNILYIFCHNPMSPYRQCKEFWDVALHTDVKFRKYLERVADTISEWTKEEELKREGMQFRNSSPAESPKDEKATDSAGEEDRMEPVIRKDSLKAWKLEQERLKEEEMAKKSKKDGTPRGRQQKEEMRSTDNKTSQTLSSGKKGREETAGASAKTPLESVTATAPLVAENTKEHPTEKPFNGFTGYSMDGKLIHVSGRLQYLFPSDGGHITVENISYVEGSSLMKVAVKKDGHHFYTHINQVFVDLAKPPPWPADKETNGQRKDYKVSEPVAAKTVKQGSFTAVLANGLHLSYSFYGPTGEYKVSPQETEGGAHETSTFVPIPLSNGTDLDSVPSEARGTSSHSRPPESQSKVCEGQPAFNSLSLSVPNGLLLQFLREDAQGLPSEEQGMLVKQGFPLHGRAVVGQLQDPSLSKELSRIVTSQGAVIRYMRDGSTEVLFADGSVSFSPDSGPVWVPDSEVVEENTSQETEDNKKEEESEKEADAQRGHWITTTPCGARIYTVGTTHKHIPTTQLLTFKATDPITREVMLTREDLVVSVQKPDGSLIVEHADGTRITSLCQDTQPNTPQPPGEQPEIVTLKSTSECACGCTECVCVTRRADSTGDSVHTEDASGSGEKISSDCARKGCDNEDTGYGCAKLKESEHDWNERESSVYKNGEESVAGNGRRRTCETDKGGVSTKEQVVLVEKEGCATVVMYPERHTAHVFLADGTVITGNNQGAYQVFPSSVGLLEIQTDGKCVYSSDPLDTPGPNGGSQANQLGTYTMSHTDRVACDITDPDGNHFEVMEDGQLSVLSFSPAPSTFKQDEEEPEEEADREMARNNVKHREHCPRLFMVHEEGSGTELLSSQTVEELLYQAYSDPTVALLKEPLPDTQDEFGISILKPSQQSVWSQWLIAKQNPDITPPNLRNRSWHDFPRTEKKSSGPLFGTDMGRGLTLRERCGGSAAQRQPVRSCPKVLEMRELYQHRPFTKLLKNAVDTRLKVYIESLMEREQRSEEMKVKDPRDEEESVHASNLLHLVLSFEAEEDAGHTFDKRSSVDILSLYNQGVGASTEQSGVSEDTGTVTSASFASEKESKWTEKLAQHRQEMCEEQAYREALRKNNIVPFFHPENFPLYQNLLQYQTPDLRSLSMDLPLITKSDSPEAFLKDAPQENTPRPLNPTPSRSASHPGGSDRKLDKRPTNPTPQTAGESSLRGSLEQCKSVQVDVTGKPRRTKVRLPNSIQSSKPCSVPNQQFLSVEEPVRRKCRTISLTDPSVIARGFQLLPSSVNFGTLQEGTSSAITVRMKNVGVDTCRFHVKQPSPATGLRVIYNPGPVAAGLHAELQVQLFAMGAVQAGEVEPKKYISQDIIIHTETDILYLPVTATILPQRLYDIWLRNHTGTHIRKGSRVRHLSSSLPGGQRGCTVPQTTQYPPDRSFSKHGTS is encoded by the exons ATGCCACCAAAGGCAGCTAAAAAGGGCTCAGCCAAAAAGCCCAGTGCTCCGGGAGCCGCAGTTCCAGCCAAGAACTGGGAGTCCGGTCTCACCAAAGCACCGTTTGAAGAG GAATCATGGAAGGCCTGTGTGTCTTGGGTAGTTGCTCAAAGTCCAGAAGATGAGGAACTGGTCCGGGTTTTGACTCTGGCCGTACAGCAACCACTACGCAAACTTTTCAGCTTTTTGACCTGTGACGACACCCTTGCAAAG ATCCATGACCTCGGGAATCCCAAAGCAAAAAAACCTGATGATATCCCCATGTTCTATGAG GTTACAGAGTCTGCCAAGGCACTGCTGGATGGAGGACACGAGATTCCCTGTGAACTGATGGCAAAGGTATTGAAATTCCAGCTACTGCAGCTCAAAGCCAATgatgagaagaggagggaggccGAGCAG GAGGAGAAGGCAAAGGGTGGTCCTCTCTCTGCCAGCAAGGACAAAGGAAAGACCAAAGTCTCAGACAAAAAGGGGAAGAATCCGTCATCACCTGGGGGACTTTCCAAGGAGAAGAAGACCAAGCTCAAACGCAGGGATGAGGATGTTGAGCCACCAAATTTCAGAG ATGATGAACCAGAAGACGGTCCTCAACACTACATCCTGGTGCTGGGCTTCTACCAACCCCACCTGATTGCTGCCCTTGATGCTATAGGCGTACATGTAGCTAATGTTATCGAATTGTGttcgaaacacacacacacttctgagGGACAGCAGGATCAGCGTTACTGTGGGAGCAGAGAACAGAGCCTGAGAGCTTCTCCAGTTCTGGATGCAG CAGAGAGTAATGGTGGTGCGCAGGCCAGGAAGTTGGCTCTATTTTGGTCAGGTCTGAGACCAGTTTTGGACAGTGGGTCACTGGAGTCCAAGCTCCATGATGTGGTTCAGCTCAGATTTGCTTTCCCACATTCCTCATCTCCTGTCCACACACAGGATCCTGAGGCTGAG CTGGAGATGGGAATCCAAATCTTTGAGGGTGTTGCCAGTCTCATTTATGACTGTCTAGACTGGCGACGGCAACACCAGCACTACCTGAACCACCTCAGACTCATCGGGGTACCCACCGTTGTTAGGCTGGATCCAGAG GTTGTGCCGACCCCTCTCCCCATGACTTCATCCTCCAAGAAGTCATCACATGAGGAAAACCCACCAAATGATAAGG AGACCAAGCAGCCTCTCCAGCAGCCTTTCCTCTCTACAGATGTGGACATGCATTACTATAGCAACCTACTCGACCTGGTTCCCCCTGAAGCCTGCTCTGTGCCTCTAATCTTGCACTGTATGCTAGAACAG gTGGCAATTTCAACAGAACAGTCTTCAACCACCCTGTCCCATTCTATTGAGGAGCCCAAAAGTCGCAGTGGTCCCGGGTTAGATCATCAGCTGGTCAGCTTCATGCTCCAAAGCTTTCTGCCTCTGGTGCAcacaaaggaggagagaagccACATGTTAAATAGCTTGCTGACTACAGCACGGAATGACGAGGATGTGAAG CCAATCCCCACCAGCTCCACCGTCATATTTAGAGTGCTGCCGCTGCAGCAGATAAGGCAGAGGGTATGCTCAGACGTGCTGCGGCGGGGGAGGGCTACACGCTTGCCACAATACAAT AGGCTTGTGGAGACGTTTGGAGCTGAGGAGACTCAGAAGAAGTCTGAACAGCCTCTGGTTATCAGACACCATAATGAGAGGGCGCTGCGTTTGAGGGATATCAAT GTGGCCAGTGGTTTTGATCCAGCAGAGGTGGAGCTGTCCATGATGAAGCTGTCTCCACTGTGGGAGCTGATCCACTCAGGACCTCAGCAGAGAAACAGTAACTCCCAATGGATGGcagtcaaacagcagctgcaacaCTACTGCACAGACG ATGTTGTATCATGGCTGGAGGTGGAGCGTTTGTTTCATCAGAGTGTGTTTGAGAGTATGCCACTGACCACACTTGACCAAAGGGGTGCACTACTGAATACTCCTGGACTACTGGGAACACTGGATTCAGCACAGCAACAGACACCTACAGTAATCCCCTGGGACAACCCACTATTGTACGCTAAAGAGCAGCTTAATAACCTACGGACTAAAG GTCAGACATTTCTCACTGAAGATCCTGATAACACCGAG ATCAGCGGGAGAGTGTGTGGCCAGCTGGACTTAAATGACATTCAGAGCTGTAGGCTGAGATCTCTGTTTGACTGGCACTACGTTGAACACCATGATGCCTCTGTCTTCCCACAG gTTCTCCAGTTGGCGTCCGAAGATTACCGCTGCTTGGACACTTTCAGAGGAAGCCGTAACAACATCCTCtacattttctgtcacaatCCCATGAGCCCGTATCGTCAGTGCAAGGAGTTCTGGGATGTAGCCCTTCACACTGATGTCAAGTTCAG GAAGTACCTGGAACGTGTTGCAGACACCATTTCAGAGTGGACAAAAGAGGAGGAATTAAAGAGGGAGGGAATGCAATTCAGAAACAGCAGCCCAGCTGAGTCTCCAAAAG ATGAAAAGGCTACAGATTCTGCAGGGGAGGAGGACAGAATGGAACCAGTCATCAGAAAAGACTCACTTAAG GCCTGGAAGTTGGAACAGGAGCGGctaaaggaggaggagatggccAAGAAATCAAAGAAGGACGGTACACCCAGAGGCaggcagcagaaggaggagatgaggtCGACGGACAACAAGACAAGTCAAACTTTGTCTAGTGGcaagaaaggcagagaagagaCAGCAGGCGCCTCAGCCAAAACTCCCTTAGAGTCTGTTACTGCAACAGCGCCCCTTgtggcagaaaacacaaaagagcatCCGACAGAGAAACCCTTCAAC GGTTTCACAGGCTACAGCATGGATGGAAAGTTGATCCACGTGTCTGGTCGTCTCCAGTATCTTTTCCCTTCAGATGGAGGACACATCACAGTAGAGAATATCAGCTATGTTGAAG GTTCCAGTCTGATGAAAGTGGCTGTGAAGAAGGATGGGCATCATTTCTACACACACATCAACCAAGTTTTTGTTGATCTGGCAAAGCCTCCCCCTTGGCCCGCAGATAAAGAAACCAATGGTCAAAGAAAAGATTATAAAG tgtcAGAGCCTGTGGCAGCAAAAACAGTGAAGCAGGGCTCCTTCACAGCAGTGTTAGCCAATGGACTCCACCTCTCATATAGTTTCTATGGTCCCACGGGAGAATACAAAG TGAGTCCCCAGGAAACAGAAGGAGGGGCCCACGAGACCTCCACCTTTGTCCCAATCCCCTTGTCCAATGGGACAGACCTGGATTCAGTTCCCTCCGAGGCACGTGGCACATCCAGCCATTCCAGACCTCCAGAGTCCCAG TCGAAGGTGTGTGAAGGCCAGCCAGCATTCAACAGCCTCAGCCTGTCTGTTCCTAATGGCCTACTGCTGCAGTTTCTGCGTGAAGATGCACAAG GTCTGCCCTCAGAAGAGCAGGGTATGTTGGTGAAACAGGGCTTTCCTCTTCACGGCAGAGCAGTTGTAGGACAGCTTCAGGACCCTTCCCTCTCTAAAGAACTGTCCCGCATTGTCACCAGTCAGGGAGCTGTGATCCGATACATGAGAGACGGGTCCACAGAG GTTCTGTTTGCTGATGGCTCAGTCAGTTTTAGCCCGGATTCTGGTCCAGTGTGGGTTCCTGACTCTGAGGTCGTGGAGGAAAACACCTCTCAAGAAACTGAGGACAACAAGAAAG AAGAGGAGTCAGAGAAGGAGGCTGATGCTCAAAGAGGGCATTGGATAACTACAACTCCATGTGGAGCTCGCATCTACACTGTGGggaccacacacaaacacatccccACCACACAGCTTCTCACCTTCAAGGCTACAGACCCCATCACACGTGAG GTGATGCTGACCCGGGAGGATCTGGTGGTTTCTGTCCAGAAGCCAGATGGATCTCTAATTGTTGAACACGCAGACGGAACCAGGATTACCAGTCTCTGCCAagacacacaaccaaacacaccACAACCCCCAG GGGAGCAGCCTGAGATCGTGACCCTTAAATCAACTTCTGAATGTGCATGCGGctgcactgagtgtgtgtgtgtcacacgGCGTGCAGACAGCACTGGTGACAGCGTGCACACTGAGGATGCCTCTGGCAGCGGAGAAAAGATTAGCAGTGACTGTGCGAGGAAAGGCTGTGACAACGAGGACACTGGATACGGTTGTGCAAAGCTGAAGGAGAGTGAGCACGATtggaatgaaagagaaagtagCGTGTATAAGAACGGCGAGGAGAGCGTGGCCGGAAACGGTAGGAGGCGCACATGTGAAACCGATAAGGGTGGTGTGTCGACCAAAGAGCAGGTGGTGTTGGTGGAGAAGGAGGGCTGCGCCACAGTGGTGATGTACCCAGAACGACACACGGCTCACGTCTTTTTAGCCGACGGAACTGTCATCACTGGGAATAACCAAGGAGCTTATCAA GTGTTTCCATCCAGCGTGGGGCTCCTGGAGATCCAGACTGATGGGAAGTGTGTGTACTCCTCAGACCCCCTTGATACCCCCGGTCCAAACGGTGGCAGTCAGGCAAACCAGCTGGGAACCTACACCAtgagtcacacagacagagttgCTTGTGACATTACAGACCCCGATGGGAACCACTTTGAG gtgaTGGAAGATGGGCAGTTATCAGTGTTGAGCTTCAGCCCTGCTCCAAGCACATTTAAACAGGATGAGGAGGAaccagaggaggaggcagacagagaaatggCCCGGaataatgtaaaacacagagaacattGTCCCAG GCTCTTTATGGTGCATGAAGAAGGTTCAGGCACTGAACTCCTGAGCTCTCAAACCGTAGAGGAACTGCTGTACCAAGCATACTCTGACCCTACTGTAGCACTGCTGAAGGAACCTCTGCCAGACACACAAG ATGAGTTTGGCATTTCCATCCTAAAGCCCAGCCAGCAGAGTGTGTGGTCCCAGTGGTTAATAGCGAAACAGAACCCTGACATCACCCCTCCCAACCTCAGAAACCGCAGCTGGCATGACTTCCCTAGAACAGAG AAGAAAAGCTCAGGCCCTCTATTCGGTACTGACATGGGACGAGGTCTGACTCTGAGAGAGAGGTGTGGCGGCTCTGCGGCACAACGTCAGCCTGTCAGGAGCTGCCCTAAAGTCCTGGAGATGAGGGAACTGTACCAGCACCGACCATTCACGAAGCTGCTCAAAAATGCTGTTGACACACGACTGAAG GTATACATAGAGAGTCTGATGGAGAGGGAGCAGCGATCAGAGGAGATGAAAGTTAAAGACCCCCGCGATGAGGAGGAGAGTGTTCACGCCAGCAATCTGCTCCACCTGGTTttg TCTTTTGAAGCAGAAGAGGATGCAGGTCACACCTTTGATAAGAGGAGTTCAG tggACATACTTAGCCTGTACAACCAGGGAGTTGGAGCATCAACTGAGCAGTCGGGTGTTTCAGAAGACACAGGAACAGTAACTAGTGCCAG TTTTGCTAGTGAAAAGGAGTCAAAATGGACTGAAAAACTTGCACAACACAG acaggaGATGTGTGAGGAGCAGGCTTACAGAGAGGCTCTGAGGAAGAACAAtattgttcctttttttcatcCAGAAAATTTTCCACTATACCAG AATCTGCTCCAGTACCAAACACCAGACCTGAGGAGTCTATCCATGGATCTCCCTCTGATCACCAAGTCAGACAGTCCTGAGGCCTTCCTGAAAGATGCCCCACAGGAGAACA CGCCACGACCCTTAAACCCAACGCCCTCTCGGTCTGCAAG TCATCCAGGGGGAAGCGATAGAAAGCTTGATAAAAGACCCACCAACCCGACGCCTCAGACTGCTG GTGAAAGCAGTCTGAGGGGTTCATTGGAGCAATGTAAATCAGTCCAGGTTGATGTGACTGGAAAGCCCAGGAGGACTAAAGTCAGACTGCCAAACTCTATCCAAAGCTCTAAACCCTGCAGCGTACCAAATCAACAG TTCCTATCAGTGGAAGAGCCAGTGAGACGGAAGTGTCGAACCATTTCTCTGACCGATCCCAGTGTCATAGCGAGGGGGTTCCAGCTCCTCCCATCCAGTGTTAACTTTGGTACACTGCAGGAGGGCACGTCCTCAGCCATTACTGTGAGGATGAAGAATGTGGGTGTTGACACCTGCAG ATTTCATGTGAAACAGCCCTCTCCTGCCACAGGCCTCAGAGTCATCTACAATCCTGGCCCT gTGGCTGCAGGGTTGCATGCTGAGCTGCAGGTTCAGCTGTTTGCCATGGGTGCAGTCCAAGCAGGAGAGGTAGAGCCAAAGAAGTACATCTCCCAGGATATTATCAtccacactgaaacagacaTCCTCTACCTGCCCGTTACAGCTA CCATCCTTCCTCAGAGGTTGTATGACATTTGGCTCAGGAaccacacaggtacacacattAGGAAAGGCTCGAGGGTAAGACACCTGTCCTCCAGCCTACCAGGTGGACAGAGGGGCTGTACAGTCCCTCAGACGACCCAGTACCCTCCTGACCGGTCCTTCAGCAAGCATGG GACATCCTAA